The following are encoded together in the Glycine max cultivar Williams 82 chromosome 8, Glycine_max_v4.0, whole genome shotgun sequence genome:
- the LOC100780170 gene encoding ubiquinol-cytochrome-c reductase complex assembly factor 1 isoform X2 — protein MLRRWSKAVTPISKFGSQQSHLNFVKDVTRQSYAGVAPAPTTIEDKPQPPVVKLDKMFWSKPCSLALPRDSPLKAEEPDYQGIKRFMLKLMLFYSKQSKSIRGANVVYRRIVSQIDKPPIYEVFNLEKTFKTTFSLLVLHMWLCLRRLKQEGNEGVEFGQYLYEIYNHDVELRVSKAGVNLLLTKWMKELEKIFYGNIVAYDTAILPEAKPGDFSNVIWRNIFSEDGSSTPDAAASQSVQAMARYARREVSCMTLTDKEALYSGNFMFTSLKHENRSGKGPQ, from the exons ATGTTGCGAAGATGGAGCAAAGCAGTTACTCCAATCTCCAAATTTGGATCGCAGCAGAGTCATTTGAATTTCGTGAAGGACGTCACGCGCCAAAGCTACGCCGGGGTTGCACCCGCGCCAACAACGATAGAGGATAAACCTCAACCCCCCGTG GTTAAACTTGACAAAATGTTTTGGTCTAAGCCCTGTTCGCTGGCCCTGCCCCGGGACTCACCCCTCAAAGCTGAAGAACCTGATTATCAGGGCATCAAGCGTTTCATGCTCAAGCTCATGCTGTTTTATAGTAAGCAGAGCAAGTCAATTCGAGGCGCTAATGTTGTGTACCGAAGAATTGTTTCTCAAATTGATAAACCTCCCATTTATGAAG TGTTTAACTTGGAGAAAACATTCAAAACAACATTCTCTTTACTTGTACTTCATATGTGGTTATGTTTGCGTCGCTTGAAGCAAGAGGGAAATGAGGGTGTTGAATTTGGCCAGTACCTTTATGAGATTTACAATCATGATGTGGAGCTAAGAGTCTCTAAAGCTGGA GTTAACCTACTACTGACTAAGTGGATGAAAGAGCTCGAGAAGATTTTTTATGGGAACATTGTTGCTTATGATACTGCCATACTTCCAGAAGCTAAACCGGGTGATTTTTCTAATGTTATATGGAG GAATATATTCTCTGAAGATGGTTCTTCAACACCAGATGCTGCTGCATCTCAATCAGTACAG GCGATGGCCAGATATGCTCGCCGTGAAGTAAGTTGCATGACCTTAACAG ATAAAGAAGCACTATATTCAGGGAATTTTATGTTCACCTCTTTGAAGCATGAGAACAGAAGCGGAAAGGGGCCTCAATGA
- the LOC100779635 gene encoding pentatricopeptide repeat-containing protein At5g09450, mitochondrial, giving the protein MAHCSLFLSLRRNSGLACLLNRTRFVSSGAVSSDLVEESVEGVDDDLRSRIFRLRLPKRSATNVLQKWVLQGNPVTLSQLRDISKELRRSQRYKHALEISEWMVSHEEYELSDSDYAARIDLTTKVFGIDAAERYFEGLPLATKTAETYTALLHSYAGAKLTKKAEELYQRIKDSNLSFDALTYNEMMTLYMSVGQFEKVPSVVEELKQQKVSPDIFTYNLWISYCAAILNIDEVRRILDEMSHGAGSNESWIRYLNLANIYISVGHLDNASSNTLVETEKRITQRQWITYDFLIILYGGLGSKDKLDQIWNSLRMTKQKMISRNYICIISSYLMLGHTKEVGEVIDQWKQSTTTDFDMLACKKIMVAFRDMGLAEIANNLNMILIEKNLSLGSD; this is encoded by the exons ATGGCGCATTGCTCACTTTTCCTCTCTCTCAGACG AAATAGCGGTTTGGCTTGTCTCCTGAACCGAACAAGATTCGTGTCTTCGGGTGCTGTGAGCAGTGATTTGGTGGAAGAGAGTGTGGAAGGTGTTGATGATGACCTAAGGAGCAGAATCTTCAGGCTTAGGCTCCCCAAGCGAAGCGCCACCAACGTTCTTCAGAAATGGGTCCTCCAAGGGAATCCTGTTACGCTCTCTCAGCTTCGGGATATATCCAAAGAGCTTCGAAGATCTCAACGTTACAAACACGCTTTGGAG ATATCTGAGTGGATGGTTAGCCATGAGGAATACGAGTTATCAGACTCTGATTATGCAGCCCGCATAGATTTGACTACCAAAGTTTTTGGCATTGATGCTGCAGAGCGCTACTTTGAGGGTCTACCTCTTGCTACAAAGACTGCTGAAACATACACAGCACTCCTCCATTCTTACGCAGGAGCAAAATTGACTAAAAAGGCTGAGGAACTTTATCAAAGGATAAAGGATTCAAACCTTTCCTTTGATGCCCTTACTTACAACGAAATGATGACTCTTTACATGTCAGTGGGGCAGTTTGAAAAGGTCCCATCGGTTGTTGAAGAACTGAAACAACAAAAGGTTTCCCCTGATATCTTTACTTACAATCTATGGATAAGTTACTGTGCCGCCATTCTTAATATTGATGAAGTTAGGAGGATTCTTGATGAAATGAGTCATGGTGCTGGTTCTAATGAAAGTTGGATAAGATATTTGAACCTGgccaatatatatattagtgtaGGTCATCTTGATAACGCAAGTTCCAACACACTTGTTGAGACTGAGAAAAGGATCACCCAAAGGCAATGGATAACTTATGACTTCTTAATCATTCTATACGGTGGGTTGGGAAGTAAGGATAAACTTGATCAGATATGGAATTCCTTAAGAATGACCAAACAGAAAATGATTAGCAGGAATTACATCTGCATCATTTCTTCCTATCTgatgcttggtcataccaaagAAGTGGGTGAAGTTATTGATCAATGGAAGCAATCAACGACCACGGATTTTGATATGCTTGCCTGTAAAAAGATTATGGTTGCTTTTAGGGACATGGGCTTGGCTGAAATAGCCAACAACTTGAATATGATTCTCATTGAGAAGAACCTCAGTCTTGGAAGTGATTAA
- the LOC100780170 gene encoding ubiquinol-cytochrome-c reductase complex assembly factor 1 isoform X1, giving the protein MLRRWSKAVTPISKFGSQQSHLNFVKDVTRQSYAGVAPAPTTIEDKPQPPVVKLDKMFWSKPCSLALPRDSPLKAEEPDYQGIKRFMLKLMLFYSKQSKSIRGANVVYRRIVSQIDKPPIYEVFNLEKTFKTTFSLLVLHMWLCLRRLKQEGNEGVEFGQYLYEIYNHDVELRVSKAGVNLLLTKWMKELEKIFYGNIVAYDTAILPEAKPGDFSNVIWSFRNIFSEDGSSTPDAAASQSVQAMARYARREVSCMTLTDKEALYSGNFMFTSLKHENRSGKGPQ; this is encoded by the exons ATGTTGCGAAGATGGAGCAAAGCAGTTACTCCAATCTCCAAATTTGGATCGCAGCAGAGTCATTTGAATTTCGTGAAGGACGTCACGCGCCAAAGCTACGCCGGGGTTGCACCCGCGCCAACAACGATAGAGGATAAACCTCAACCCCCCGTG GTTAAACTTGACAAAATGTTTTGGTCTAAGCCCTGTTCGCTGGCCCTGCCCCGGGACTCACCCCTCAAAGCTGAAGAACCTGATTATCAGGGCATCAAGCGTTTCATGCTCAAGCTCATGCTGTTTTATAGTAAGCAGAGCAAGTCAATTCGAGGCGCTAATGTTGTGTACCGAAGAATTGTTTCTCAAATTGATAAACCTCCCATTTATGAAG TGTTTAACTTGGAGAAAACATTCAAAACAACATTCTCTTTACTTGTACTTCATATGTGGTTATGTTTGCGTCGCTTGAAGCAAGAGGGAAATGAGGGTGTTGAATTTGGCCAGTACCTTTATGAGATTTACAATCATGATGTGGAGCTAAGAGTCTCTAAAGCTGGA GTTAACCTACTACTGACTAAGTGGATGAAAGAGCTCGAGAAGATTTTTTATGGGAACATTGTTGCTTATGATACTGCCATACTTCCAGAAGCTAAACCGGGTGATTTTTCTAATGTTATATGGAG TTTCAGGAATATATTCTCTGAAGATGGTTCTTCAACACCAGATGCTGCTGCATCTCAATCAGTACAG GCGATGGCCAGATATGCTCGCCGTGAAGTAAGTTGCATGACCTTAACAG ATAAAGAAGCACTATATTCAGGGAATTTTATGTTCACCTCTTTGAAGCATGAGAACAGAAGCGGAAAGGGGCCTCAATGA